The Petrotoga sibirica DSM 13575 sequence TATATATAAAGATTGGAGGAAGACTTTATGAGTGAAAAAAAAGTTCAGCAGGAGTTTTTGATAAAACATCAGAACAGGCAAAAATACTTACGGGACAATTATGGTGTTCAGACTTTTGTTCATCAAAAAAATATGAGTAATGACGAAAAGGGACTCTTGGACACTGTTAGTAATTTTTTCTATTCTACTGTAAATATAGTAGCTACAAATACTGTGATTAGTAATGGTAAAGGAAAAGCTAGTGTTGATTTTGAAGTAGATTACAATTATGATATACCAGCAGTGATTGTCTTCCCTTTTTCAATGGGTATTAACAGTGTTAACCCTGTAGAGACGGGGTACTTCAATTTGAAAATTAACGAAGAAATTGATATACCTTTTTCTCTAACTAAACATAATAAAAGGTGGGAGGCAAATGGATGTAAATTTTTATTTCATGTTGAAAAAGTTCTTACATCATATTTAGGACAGACTATCAAACTTGATCCAGCCATGCTGGAATCTTCCATTGTTTCCCTCGGATTGGCTGCTGTTTTAGTTCCCAAGAATATCTTTGCAAGAGATAAAATTTTAAAAATTTCTATTAAGGGTATTTCCAGCATTAAGTCAAAAACCTGGTGTAGAATTGGAAAACCGAAAGATGGATTGGCGTTTATGAATGTGGAAGAAATTATTAAAGAAATTGTTGCTAATAATATGATTAGAACAATAGGAAATAAGAAATATCTATTTGGAGATATTCATGTACATAGTGGAGAAAGTGATTTTCTGGGTTGGGGATGCGGTGAGAAAAAACGAGTTGAAAATTTCGATTTTGCCCGTAATATAGCAGGGCTTGATTTCTTTTGCCTTTCTGAACACGATTGGCAGATGGATAATAATGACTGGGAACATCTGCAGTCTTTGACTGAATCCTACAATGAAAGGGATAAATTTGTAACACTTCATGGCTATGAGTGGACTTCTCCTAATTATGGACATAGAAATGTTTACTTTCTTGATAAAGGCGGAATATTGTTTCGATCAAGCAGAAAAATGGTTGGTTATGGTGAATGGCAAAAAGATAATCCTACGCCAGATGAGTTATGGCAGACTTTAAAAAATGAAGATGTAGACTTTTTTACGGTACCTCACCATCCTTCAACCAGCCAATTTCCTGTTTCTACTGAAAATTATTATAACGAAAATTTTGATCGATTAATAGAAATATACTCATGCTGGGGATTTTCAGAATCATCCTATGATTTACAGGAAAAATTTAATACCGGAGTTTCTAGAACTGAATATAATACAGTTCGTGATCATTTGAATAATGGCAGGAAATATGGAATAATTTGTTCAAGTGATGCCCACGATGGTCATCCCGGATTATCTCAGGGGACTGAAAAAAGGTCGCAGTTATACCATTATTTAGGTAGTGGAAGAGTCGCAGTTGTGGTAGATAAATTTGATCGCAATTCTATCTTTTATGCCCTGAAAAATCGAAAAGCCTATGGCACTACTGGAGAACCTATTTTGCTAGAGTATCGATTAGGAGATGCTGAAATGGGCGAAACTATTGAAGAATTACAATACAGCAAACTACCTGTAAATCTGAATATTGTAGGCACCACACCGCTTAGAAATATTGAGGTTGTATCAAATGAGGGTGTTGTATTTAAAGCAAATTTAGATGGTATTAATAGAGATAGAAACTTTAAATTGGTAAAAGATATCGTAGTAAAAAATAAGAGTTACTACTACATACGAGTAGAGCAAGATGATGGAGAAAGAGCGTGGTCCAGTCCTATATGGATTGATTAATTTTTATGAAGTACGATAACAGTTGCAAAGAAATGAAAAACATAACATATTTATTAAGTCATACAAATCAACACTTTGTCTTCTTAGGTAAATGGCATAAAAAGGGATAAAAATCTCATCGGTTGTCGTCTAAGAAATATTTCAAATTCAACTGAATCTTTGAACCTTTTTTTATTTTTTACTATAACGAACTCTGTTAAATCGTCAAAGCAAGAAAAGAACGGACATATTGAGGAAATATCCCAAAATGTTCTTTGAAAGGAGAAGTAAAATGGCAACGAAAAATATCAACGTAATTTTAATATTATCTGACGAGCACAGGTTTGATTGTATAGGTGCATACGGAAATAATGAAGTAAATACTCCATATATTGATCAACTAGCCCAAGAAGGTACAATTTTCGACAATGCTTTTTGTACCTATCCTTTGTGTACTCCTTCCCGTTATTCATTTCTTACGGGGCTATATGCTCATCAACATATGGGCATTAGTAATCATTCCACCATTCCAAAAAATCTGGATACTTTACCTGGCATACTTAGAGAGAATGGTTATTATACAATCGCTATAGGAAAAATGCATTTCACACCAACTTACCTAGATATAGGCTTTCAAGCTATGTATTTGGCTGAACAAAACGGTCCCGGAAGATATGTTGACGATTATCATAATTATTTAAAAGATAAAGGACTTTTAGATGAGATTGATGTAATTGATCAGGTAGACGAATATAGAAATATGGCGGGAAATGAATATTGGGAAAATTTTGGAGCATTAAAAAGTAATTTAAACGAAGAAGATTATTCAACATCCTGGATAGCTAAAAAGGCAATCGAAAAAATAGATTCTTGGAGTGCTCATAATAATTATTTTATGATGATTGGATTCATAAAACCTCATCATCCTTTTGATCCTCCTGAACCTTGGGATAAAATGTACAATCCCGTTGATTTAAATCTTTTAGAGGGTTGGACAGATAAATGCCTGGAACTTGATTTAAAAAAATATAAAGGTTATTTCCCAAATCAGAAACTAGATAAATCTCTAATGAAAGAAATTTTAGCTTACTACTATGCAACTATCTCTCATATGGATTTCTGGATTGGAAAGATCATAGATAAGTTAAAAGAAAAAAAACTATATGATAAAACATTAATAATATACACAAGCGATCATGGGGACTACATGGGTTATCATCATATGGTATTAAAAGGTGGCTATATGTATGAACCTTTAATTAGAATACCATTAATAATAAAATATCCTTATTCTTCAAATAATAAAACATCTTCTAACTTAGTAAACTCTCTTGATATTTCTAAGACTATTTTAAGTCAATGCAACATATATAAGGATCAATTTTCTCAAGGAACAGATTTAAAAAACGGTAAAATACAAAGAGATGCTATTTTTGCAGAAGATATTAATTCTTATATGGTTCGAACTCAGAGTTACAAATTAATCCTCAATAAAAACGGGGAAAATTTATTATTTGATTTAGACAAAGATCCCGTTGAACTATTTAATGTTTATGATCATAAAAGCTATTCGGAAATAAGAGAAAATTTGAAAAATAGGATAATGGATTGGATATTGTTTGAATCGGCACCACATTCTTATATTGATGAAAAAGCAAATTTAGTATACAATTTAGAAGATAAAGGTAATGAGATGAGAAAATACATAAAAAAGAATTTAAATAATTTTTATTAAAAAAATATTGAAATGGAGGAGAATTTGAAATAGTATGGCACAAATAATAAGCAATTTCACACAACTACAAATATTTAAAAATCTATGGTTTAATTCTTATTCAACTATACCTAAATTAAGCGAAGAACTATCTATAGATCGATCAAATATCTCAAGAAATCTTCGTCGCTTGTTAAAACACCATTTAATTAAGACGGGTACTGAAAAAGAAAAAACCGAAAAAGTTGGAAGAAAAGCCTCTATCATACAAATAAATGAAGATAAGGGTTATTTTATAGGTGTCACAATAACAGAAAATTCTAGTACTGCTTTTCTTACAAATTTTAGATTGAAAATCATCCAAGAAAATGTTGTTGAAGAAAATATCACCGTTGATAATTTAGCTAATATTTTAATAAAAACTATTCGTCCTTTTCAGTCATATTTTGAAAAAGTTATTTGCATGGCTATAGCATTTCCAGGAGAAGTTGATATAGAAGGAAAAACCCCATTTTTCTCGAAACCGCTTGGTTTGAATGAATCTAAAAAACTCAATAGAATTTTCCAAGGGAAATTTCAATTTCCTGTTTATTTGGAAAACGATGCTAATGCGGGAGCGATGTATCATTTTTTCTTAAATAGGAATGATCATCCTTCTAATCTAGTGTACTCTTTGCTTGCAATACATTTTAATAGTGACAAGATAATGGGATATTTAGGGAACGGAATAATAATAAACAAACAATTATATGAAGGTTCTAATTTATTCGCAGGTGTTTCTGGGGAAATGTTTAAAATACTAAGTGCTTCAAATAAAATCTACGATTTGGATAGTTTGAAAAAACAACTTAAAAAAATAACAAGCATTGAAAATGAATTAAATAATTTTATTAATGAATCATCTAATGTTATATCAAACATTATAAATTTATATGACCCTTCAGTTTACATTTTAGGAGGATACATAGAAATTTTTCCTGAAAAAATCCAAAAAAAGCTTATAGAAGAAGTTAAAGAAAAAATAGTTAATTTTCAAGCAAGGAAGCATGAAATTTATGTTGACAAATCATTGATGAGAAGCGCAGCCTTAGGTTCTTGCTTTTCTTTGATAAACAAATTTTTTAATAACCTAGATGTTGCTAATAAATATCTCTCAAAAGTTGTGTAATAAAATCAAATAAAAAATGGAGGTAAGTAATAGTGAATATACTTTATATGCATACTCATGACACTGGTAAATATATCTCACCTTATGGTTTTGATGCTCCTACACCAAATTTGATGGAATTAGCAAAAGAAGGAACTCTTTTTAGGCATGCTTTTAGTGCTGCTCCTACGTGCTCACCAAGTAGAGCAGCTTTATTGACCGGGGCTTCTCCGCACAAAGTTGGAATGCTTGGTTTAGCTCATAGAGGATTTAAACTAAATGATTACGATAAACACATTGTAAATTTATTGAATAAAGTGGGGTATGACACAGTATTATGTGGAGTTCAACACGTTGCACCAAAAGCTGAAATGATAGGATATAAAAAAATTCTTTGTGAGGCAGAGCATTACCCGAACGATTGGAAGGAAGATATAAAAAATGCCGAACTAGTTTCAGATTATTTGTCCAATAACCCTAAAAAGCCTTTTTTCATTTCATTCGGGATGCAAAATACTCACATCCCATTTCCTGAAGCTAAAATTAATCCAAATTATGTAAAGCCACCATCTCCCCTTTACGACAATGCTATGACTCGAGAAGACATGGCACAATTTTTTACTTCTGTTCATATAGTTGACCAATGTGTGGGCAAAATAATGAGATCACTAAAAGAAAATCATTTAGAAGAAGAAACTCTTGTCATTTTCACTACAGATCATGGGATACCTTTACCAAACATGAAGTGTACTTTGTACGATACAGGGATAGGGATCTCCCTTATTTTAAAATTTCCTAATAATAAAAAATCAGGAGAAGCTACAGATATTTTAGTTTCACATTTAGATATTTTTCCTACTATTTGCGATTTTTTAGGAATAGAAAAACCTGCATGGTTGGAGGGGTTTTCCCTAAAACCTTATTTAGATGGCAAAGTAGATAAAATAAGAGAAGAACTGTTCGCAGAAATTACTTTTCATGCGGCGTATGAACCAACCAGATGCATTAGAACGGAAAGATATAAATATATTAAATTCTTTGATAATTACGACAAAATTATACCAGCTAACATTGATGACACTAAAAGCAAAGAATTTCTTTTAAGCCATGGTTTATTACAAGTTAAACGGCAAAAAGAAATGCTCTTTGATTTGTATTTTGATCCCATGGAAAGAAATAATCTAATTAAAGAAGACAATTATAAGAATATTCTAAGGGAATTGCAGTCAAAATTATATGATTGGATGAAAAAGACTAATGATCCACTTTTGAAAGGAAAAGTAGAAAAACCAAAAGGTGCAATTGTGAATACTAGAGATTGTATGAGTGCAATGGAAGAAAGATATGAATAAAATTGAATTTTCAAAAACCGGCCTTGAGGATTTGAAGGCCGGTCTTTCTGCTACGAATTTCCAATTATCTTTACACACATGGGAAAATCATTTTTATTTTTAAAAAATGCTAAAATTCCTCAGGATATTTCCTCTTCAGTTCTTCGGCTGTTTTTGCTCTACCTGTTTCTATTAATCTTTCGTAGTAAGTTTTCAACTGACCTCTGGTATGAAAAGGTCCACCTTCTTTTAAAACCGTTTGCAATGGATCTACTTGGTATCCTTCGGGTAATTCTTTCATCATCTCGTCATGTCACTCATTTAAATAAGACAGTGCTTCCCTACAAATTTCTGGGCTTTCTTTGGCTATGTCATTTTGTTCGTGAGGATCCTCTTTTAAATTGAATAACATCTCTTTAGGGAAAAGATGGTATCCATCGTGATAAGTTCTCATATAAATCCAATCTTCGAATCTAACACTTCTTTGGCATACGTGTGCCATTTGGCTTAAGATCAAATACTTTCTAGATATGTTTTCACCTTTAAATATTACATCTGCAAAACTTATTCCGTCCATTTCTTTTTTGAACATTTGAATATATTCTTCAGAAAACTTACTTTTTATTTCTGATTCAAATATTTCGTACAATGTTGATATTAGATCCAAATTGTATAAAAAGCCTTGATGTACATGGCTTTTTAATCCACCTGGCCATTTTATTATCAAGGGAATTCTAGAGGTTATGTTGTCAGCTGTCGCATGTTCTGCATATATACCCAACTCCCCTATGTTTTCTCCATGATCGGCAGATATTATCACAGCTGTATTTTCATATACTCTTTTTTCTTTCAACACATCTATTATCTTTCCAATCCAAAAGTCAGCATATCTAATACCTGTATCATAGCCATCTATTAATTGTTTCAAATCGTTCATGTTTTTTATTTCACCAGGTTGCCTTGGAAATCTTGGATCTTCACGATTGTCATACATATTTAAGTCTTGAGCAGTATGTGGACCAGCTAACTTTCTATGTCTTTTTATTAATTCTTCGTTATACCAACTTGGTATAGATGAATTTTCAAAAGGGTCACCAAAGTCAGAGGGTGTTCTGTATGGCGTATGTGGATCCCAAACGTTTACATGTAAAAACCAATTGTCTGACTCAGCATTTTTGTTTAACCACTCTAGAGCTGAAGGAACGATCTCATCCGCTCTTTCAAGGCCACATTTTCCAGGGTTATAAACCTCATTGAATCCAGCATAAAACCACCAAGCAGAATGCCTTTCTCCAAAAGGACTTACCGTAACTGTATGAAATCCAATGTTTTTCAACAAAGCAGGTAAACTCATATATGCTAGTTTATCTTGAAAATCTCTATTCTTACCTTCTATTCGCATGTCAGCAGTTGTTCCACCGTG is a genomic window containing:
- a CDS encoding CehA/McbA family metallohydrolase, whose product is MSEKKVQQEFLIKHQNRQKYLRDNYGVQTFVHQKNMSNDEKGLLDTVSNFFYSTVNIVATNTVISNGKGKASVDFEVDYNYDIPAVIVFPFSMGINSVNPVETGYFNLKINEEIDIPFSLTKHNKRWEANGCKFLFHVEKVLTSYLGQTIKLDPAMLESSIVSLGLAAVLVPKNIFARDKILKISIKGISSIKSKTWCRIGKPKDGLAFMNVEEIIKEIVANNMIRTIGNKKYLFGDIHVHSGESDFLGWGCGEKKRVENFDFARNIAGLDFFCLSEHDWQMDNNDWEHLQSLTESYNERDKFVTLHGYEWTSPNYGHRNVYFLDKGGILFRSSRKMVGYGEWQKDNPTPDELWQTLKNEDVDFFTVPHHPSTSQFPVSTENYYNENFDRLIEIYSCWGFSESSYDLQEKFNTGVSRTEYNTVRDHLNNGRKYGIICSSDAHDGHPGLSQGTEKRSQLYHYLGSGRVAVVVDKFDRNSIFYALKNRKAYGTTGEPILLEYRLGDAEMGETIEELQYSKLPVNLNIVGTTPLRNIEVVSNEGVVFKANLDGINRDRNFKLVKDIVVKNKSYYYIRVEQDDGERAWSSPIWID
- a CDS encoding sulfatase family protein, encoding MATKNINVILILSDEHRFDCIGAYGNNEVNTPYIDQLAQEGTIFDNAFCTYPLCTPSRYSFLTGLYAHQHMGISNHSTIPKNLDTLPGILRENGYYTIAIGKMHFTPTYLDIGFQAMYLAEQNGPGRYVDDYHNYLKDKGLLDEIDVIDQVDEYRNMAGNEYWENFGALKSNLNEEDYSTSWIAKKAIEKIDSWSAHNNYFMMIGFIKPHHPFDPPEPWDKMYNPVDLNLLEGWTDKCLELDLKKYKGYFPNQKLDKSLMKEILAYYYATISHMDFWIGKIIDKLKEKKLYDKTLIIYTSDHGDYMGYHHMVLKGGYMYEPLIRIPLIIKYPYSSNNKTSSNLVNSLDISKTILSQCNIYKDQFSQGTDLKNGKIQRDAIFAEDINSYMVRTQSYKLILNKNGENLLFDLDKDPVELFNVYDHKSYSEIRENLKNRIMDWILFESAPHSYIDEKANLVYNLEDKGNEMRKYIKKNLNNFY
- a CDS encoding ROK family transcriptional regulator, whose translation is MAQIISNFTQLQIFKNLWFNSYSTIPKLSEELSIDRSNISRNLRRLLKHHLIKTGTEKEKTEKVGRKASIIQINEDKGYFIGVTITENSSTAFLTNFRLKIIQENVVEENITVDNLANILIKTIRPFQSYFEKVICMAIAFPGEVDIEGKTPFFSKPLGLNESKKLNRIFQGKFQFPVYLENDANAGAMYHFFLNRNDHPSNLVYSLLAIHFNSDKIMGYLGNGIIINKQLYEGSNLFAGVSGEMFKILSASNKIYDLDSLKKQLKKITSIENELNNFINESSNVISNIINLYDPSVYILGGYIEIFPEKIQKKLIEEVKEKIVNFQARKHEIYVDKSLMRSAALGSCFSLINKFFNNLDVANKYLSKVV
- a CDS encoding sulfatase family protein, which produces MNILYMHTHDTGKYISPYGFDAPTPNLMELAKEGTLFRHAFSAAPTCSPSRAALLTGASPHKVGMLGLAHRGFKLNDYDKHIVNLLNKVGYDTVLCGVQHVAPKAEMIGYKKILCEAEHYPNDWKEDIKNAELVSDYLSNNPKKPFFISFGMQNTHIPFPEAKINPNYVKPPSPLYDNAMTREDMAQFFTSVHIVDQCVGKIMRSLKENHLEEETLVIFTTDHGIPLPNMKCTLYDTGIGISLILKFPNNKKSGEATDILVSHLDIFPTICDFLGIEKPAWLEGFSLKPYLDGKVDKIREELFAEITFHAAYEPTRCIRTERYKYIKFFDNYDKIIPANIDDTKSKEFLLSHGLLQVKRQKEMLFDLYFDPMERNNLIKEDNYKNILRELQSKLYDWMKKTNDPLLKGKVEKPKGAIVNTRDCMSAMEERYE